A part of Caretta caretta isolate rCarCar2 chromosome 1, rCarCar1.hap1, whole genome shotgun sequence genomic DNA contains:
- the RPL21 gene encoding large ribosomal subunit protein eL21, translating into MTNTKGKRRGTRYMFSRPFRKHGVVPLATYMRIYKKGDIVDIKGMGTVQQGMPHKCYHGKTGRVFNITQHAVGIIVNKQVKGKILAKRINVRIEHIKHSKSRDSFLQRVTENERKKKEAKEKGTWFELKRQPAPPREAHFVRTNGKEPELLEPIPYEFMA; encoded by the exons ATGACAAACAcaaaggggaaaaggagagggacaCGTTATATGTTCTCGAGGCCATTTCGCAAACATG GAGTTGTCCCTCTGGCCACCTATATGCGAATCTACAAGAAGGGTGATATTGTGGACATCAAG GGCATGGGTACTGTTCAACAAGGTATGCCCCACAAGTGTTACCATGGCAAGACTGGAAGGGTATTTAACATTACTCAGCATGCTGTTGGCATTATTGTAAACAAACAGGTTAA GGGCAAGATTCTCGCCAAGAGAATTAATGTGCGTATTGAGCATATTAAGCATTCTAAGAGCAGAGACAGCTTCCTGCAGCGTGTGACAGaaaatgaaaggaagaaaaaggaagcGAAGGAAAAAGGCACTTGGTTTGAACTGAAACGCCAG CCTGCTCCACCCAGGGAAGCACACTTTGTGAGAACCAATGGCAAAGAGCCAGAGCTGCTGGAGCCAATTCCCTATGAATTCATGGCATag